A window of the Catharus ustulatus isolate bCatUst1 chromosome 23, bCatUst1.pri.v2, whole genome shotgun sequence genome harbors these coding sequences:
- the TBX21 gene encoding LOW QUALITY PROTEIN: T-box transcription factor TBX21 (The sequence of the model RefSeq protein was modified relative to this genomic sequence to represent the inferred CDS: inserted 6 bases in 4 codons; deleted 5 bases in 4 codons), with the protein MGALEPGTGXPRAAAPMLSTVSSFTKDPRDTGTPPAFFGDGGTPEPGAAPLPYGAPGGFGGRFLGPCPPYRAPPPPAAPGEGYGXCRGCFRYGGAPLCPPLCALPGYRAAGKVQVMLNNYPLWAKFHKHQTEMIITKQGRRMFPFLSFNLSGLNPAAHYSVCVDVVLVDQHHWRYQGGKWVQCGKAEGTMPGNRLYXPPDSPNTGAHWMRQEVSFGKLKLTNNKGASNNVGQVIVLQSLHKYQPRLHVTEVKEGEGEDGYPSPHTHTFAFPETQFIAVTAYQNADITQLKIDHNPFAKGFRDNFDSMYTASESDRLTPSPPDPSGCQQLLPSPRFQPFLPEQFPLPPGRFFGGDRGGAALPLPPKDPPHWFFPPQQPPAPGSLEFGGYEGSYGGGKFQPYGVKPFGLPPTPHPPLPYYPEGGFGVTPGGWSAGQFGPKGTAAALGWYREHREDKGKELEGWASEPAAVVASGDSSDSGLYECKRRRVSPHPSSSEGXPPAPQRRHLRQGAAARRGLLRLLRQLGGEKEGSDPFFGCECSLELGVTINNHPPVGARGERGGGFMETSANRLGKGGRRGGILHPQALGGPAPLL; encoded by the exons ATGGGCGCGCTGGAGCCGGGCACCG GCCCCCGGGCCGCCGCCCCCATGCTCAGTACGGTCTCCAGCTTCACCAAGGACCCCCGGGACACCGGGACTCCTCCG GCTTTTTTCGGTGACGGGGGGACACCGGAACCGGGAGCTGCCCCTCTCCCGTACGGCGCTCCCGGAGGTTTTGGTGGCCGGTTCCTGGGGCCGTGCCCGCCTTACCGGGCACCGCCGCCTCCCGCTGCTCCCGGGGAGGGTTACGG GTGCCGAGGGTGCTTTCGGTACGGGGGTGCCCCGCTGTGCCCCCCGCTCTGTGCCCTGCCCGGGTACCGGGCGGCGGGGAAGGTGCAGGTGATGCTCAATAATTACCCGCTCTGGGCCAAGTTCCACAAGCACCAGACCGAGATGATCATCACCAAGCAGGGCAG gcgCATGTTCCCCTTCCTCAGCTTCAACCTGTCGGGCCTGAACCCCGCGGCTCACTACAGCGTGTGCGTGGACGTGGTGCTGGTGGATCAACACCACTGGCGCTACCAGGGCGGCAAATGGGTGCAGTGCGGGAAAGCCGAGGGCACCATGCCAG GGAACCGCCTGTA TCCACCCGACTCTCCCAACACCGGAGCGCACTGGATGCGCCAGGAGGTTTCCTTCGGGAAGCTGAAGCTCACCAACAACAAGGGAGCCTCCAACAACGTCGGGCAGGTGA TCGTGCTGCAGTCGCTGCACAAGTACCAGCCGCGGCTGCACGTCACGGAGGTGAAGGAGGGCGAG GGGGAGGATGGATACCCCAGCCCGCACACTCACACCTTCGCCTTCCCCGAGACCCAGTTCATT GCCGTCACCGCCTACCAGAACGCCGAC ATCACCCAGCTGAAGATCGATCACAACCCCTTCGCCAAAGGATTCCGGGACAACTTTGACTC gatGTACACAGCCTCGGAGAGTGACCGCCTGACCCCGTCCCCGCCGGACCCCTcgggctgccagcagctcctgccctcccctcgcttccagcccttcctgcccgAGCAGTTCCCGCTGCCCCCGGGCcgcttttttgggggg gatcgGGGGGGGGCTGCGCTACCCCTGCCCCCCAAAGACCCTCCCCACtggtttttcccccctcagcagcccccagcccccggCTCGCTGGAGTTCGGGGGGTACGAGGGGAGCTACGGAGGGGGAAAATTCCAACCCTATGGGGTGAAACCCTTCGGGCTGCCCCCCACCCCGCACCCCCCCCTGCCCTATTACCCcgagggggggtttggggtgaccCCGGGGGGATGGAGCGCGGGGCAGTTCGGTCCTAAAGGGACAGCGGCGGCTCTGGGCTGGTACCGGGAGCACCGGGAGGAcaaggggaaggagctggagggttGGGCCAGCGAGCCAGCCGCGGTGGTGGCCTCCGGGGACTCGTCGGACTCGGGGCTTTACGAGTGCAAGAGGAGGAGAGTGTCACCGCACCCCTCCAGCAGCGAgg tccccccagccccgcaACGGCGACATCTACGACAAGGAGCCGCTGCCCGACGGGGGCTACTACGGCTACTACGGCAattagggggggaaaaagaggggTCAGACCCTTTTTTTGGGTGTGAATGCTCCCTTGAGCTCGGCGTGACAATCAACAATCACCCCCCGGTGGGGGCGCGGGGAGagcggggaggggg ttttATGGAAACCTCGGCAAATCGGCTCGGAaaggggggcaggaggggcgGGATTCTGCACCCCCAAGCGCTGGGGGGACCAGCCCCgctgctgtga